Part of the Natrialbaceae archaeon AArc-T1-2 genome, GAGGAGAAAGTCATCGGCCGTCACGACCCCGTGCTCCCGCCGCGGGGGGTGCCGGTCGTCGAGGCGATGCTCGCGCTCACCCTCGTGGATTTCATGTTACTCTCGGGGCGGATCAATCCCGACCGCGTCGACGACCAACCCGGCGAGTACGACACTGATTACCACCCGAACAGCCCCCGAAACGAGTAACGATCGCCGGACTATCGGCTCGCCGTTCGAGGTGTCGGCGGCGACGTTACGTTTGTTATCGAGAACGAACATGTTAGGGGACGTTCTCGGAATCCATCATTATCAAAAACGACGGACGGCGTCGAGATCGCAATCCTTCACGATTGATGCATGGTAATGTATAGCAAAGTCTTTAGGTCCGGTAGAGCAAACGACTAGGTACCGCTGGCTTATAGCCACGACCTCACCATGAGCGACAACGAACTCATCTGGCGAATCGCGGGCGGTTCCGGAGACGGGATCGACTCGACGAGCCAGAACTTTGCGACGGCGCTGATGCGCGCGGGTCTCGACGTCTTTACACATCGTCACTATCCGTCACGGATTCGTGGCGGTCACACGTACGTCGAGATCCGTGCCGCGGATCGGGAGGTACAGTCACGGGGGGACGGCTACAACTTCCTGCTCGCGCTTGGCGACTCGTTCGCCCGGAACCCGCAGGAAGATTCCGTCTACGACAACGAGGAGATCAAACCACTCTCGGAGAACGTAGACGAACTCCGCGAGGGCGGCGTCATCGTCTACGACGAGGGACTGCTTAGCGAGGAAGACGTCGAGGAACTGGACCTCGAGGCGCGTGCCGAGGAGAACGACTGGCACGTCTACCCGCTCGATCTGCGGGGACTCGCGAGGGAGTACGGCCGCGAAGTCATGCGAAACACCGCCGGCGTCGGCGCGACGGCCGCGTTGCTCGAGATGGACCTCGAGCACATCGAGGACCTGATGGAAGATGCCATGGGCGGCGAGGTCCTCGAGACGAACATTGAGATCCTCCACGAGGCCTACGAATCGGTCCGAGACGAGTACGAGTTTACCCACGACCTGCGCGTTCCGGAGGGCGACCACGACGAACAGCAGGCGCTTCTGTCGGGTTCGAACGCGATCGCCTACGGCGCGATCGACGCCGGCTGTCGGTTCATCGCCGGCTACCCGATGACGCCGTGGACGGACGTCTTCACGATCCTGACCCAGAACTTCCCCGATATGGGTGGGATCGCCGAACAGGTCGAAGACGAGATCGCCGCCGCGGCGCTTGCCCTCGGTGCGAGTCACGCCGGCGTGAAAGCGATGTCCGGCTCCTCCGGCGGCGGCTTCGCCCTGATGAGCGAACCGCTCGGCCTCGCGGAGATGACCGAAACTCCGATCGTCCTGATCGAGGCGATGCGGGCCGGTCCCTCCACCGGTATGCCGACCAAGCCCGAGCAAGGAGACTTAGAGCACGTCCTCTATACGAGCCAGGGCGATTCCTCGAGAGTCGTCTTTGCACCCGGCGACATCGAGGAGGCCTACGAGCAGACGCGACTGGCGTTTCACCTCGCCTACGAGTATCAGCTCCCGGCGATCGTCATCTACGACCAGAAGCTCAGTGGCGAGAACAAAAACGTCCCGGTCAGCTTCTTCGATCGCGAGCCCGAGCCGGCGCTCGGCTCGACGCTCACCGAGGAGGAACTGGCCGAAGCTGCCCACGACGCCTCCGGGAAGTTCCGACGGTTCCAGCACGACCCCGACAACGACGCGGGCGTCAGTCCACGGTCGCTGCCGGGACAGGAGGGCGGACGATACCTCGCGACGGGCAACGAGCACACGCCCGAGGGACACATCGAGGAAGACCCCGATAACCGCGTCGCCCAGATGGAACGTCGGATCGGGAAACTCGAGGCGATCCGCGAAGAACTCGACGAGGAACACCCCTCGAACCAGACCTACTACGGCGATGAGACGGCAGACTTCGGTATCATCACGTGGGGGTCGTCCCACGGTGCTGTCGCCGAGGCGGTCGACCGCCTGAACGCGCACGGTCACTCCGTAAAAGGCGTCACCGTCTCCGATATGATGCCCTTCCCCGAGACGGAGATGACCGAGTTCATAGAGAGCGTCGACGAGGCGATGGTCGTCGAGATGAACGCTACCGCCCAGTTCCGCGGGCTGCTCCAGAAGGAGCTGGGTCGGTTCGGCGAGAAACTGACGAGCCTGCTCAAGTACAACGGTAACCCGTTCGAACCCGCAGAGGTCGTCGAAGGCTACGAGGTCAACGTCGCCGACACCGACGAGGAACCGACCGCACAGGTACGAATCGAACCTGCAGCAGGTGACTGACAATGAGCGCATTCAACGCAATCGGAACGGGAACGGATCGAGAGGTAGACCGCGAGGAGTTCACGCCCGGTCTCGAGCCCCAACCGACCTGGTGTCCGGGCTGTGGTGACTTCGGCGTCCTCAAAGCGCTAAAACAGGCGCTACCGGAGGTCGGAAAGAGCCCCGACGAGGTGTTGACGGTCACCGGAATCGGCTGTTCGGGCAAGCTGAACAGCTACCTCGACACGTACGGCTTCCACACGATCCACGGCCGGTCGCTGCCCGTCGCACGCGCGGCGAAACTCGCCAACCCCGACCTCGAGGTGATCGCCGCGGGCGGGGACGGCGACGGCTACGGCATCGGGGGGAACCACTTCATCCACACGGCCCGGGAGAACCACGACATGACCTACATCGTGTTCAACAACGAGGTCTTCGGCCTGACGAAAGGCCAGACTTCGCCCACGAGCCCGAAAGGTCATAAGTCCAAAACGCAGCCATCCGGCAGCGCGAAGACGCCGCTGCGGCCGCTGTCGATGGCGCTGACCGCCGGGGCGACCTACATCGCTCGCACGGCCGCGGTCAACCCGAACCAGGCGAAAGAGATCCTCGTGGAGGCGATCGAACACGACGGCTTCGCCCACGTCGATTTCCTCACCCAGTGTCCGACCTGGAACAAGGACGCCCGCCAGTACGTCCCCTACGTCGACGTTCAGGACTCGGAGGACTACGAGTTCGACGTCACGGACCGCCGTGAGGCCGCCGAGATGATGATCGAGACCGAGGACGTCCTCCACGAGGGGACCGTCCTCACCGGTCGGTACTACATCGACGAGGACAGCCCCTCCTACGGGACGGAGAAACGAGCGCTCGGCGACGTGCCCGAAGAGCCACTCGCCGAACGCTACTTCGACGACGACTACGAGTGGGAACGCAGCTACGACCTGCTCGATCGACACACGTAAGCGAGAACGTCTCCGACGTCAATCAGCGCCCCAACCCTGCGCGAATCGTTTCGTGAGCGAACTCAATACGAGCAACGAGACGAGAAGCGCGCCGAATACGACGGTCGAGTAGCCGTATGCGAGCTGGTAGAGGCCGTAGGCGACGACGAGCAACCCCATAAGCAGGGCTGTGGTACCGGCCCACCGCGAGACGTACGCCGGGTCGACACTCTCGTCGTAGTTGACGTGGAAGTCGGCGCGGCCGCGAAATGCGATGAAGTACGCCGGGATCAGGATGATCACGCCGAAGACGATCCAGACGATACCCAAGACGAGCTCGAAGTCGACCATCGACGAAACTGGGCGTGGCGGACGAATAAGTTCGACGATCGATCGGGCAACGGCGTGGCGGTTCGGGTCGTTACCAGCGGTGAGAAACCCACGAATCGAGCCGGCTTTTATTCTGCAACGCTGTCGTTTTCGGATACAGAAGATCTTTTTTGCGTCCGGGTAAAATAGATCGACATGAGCAGCCGATCGACGGAAGATCGTATCCTCGAAGTTCTCGAGGAAGACGCCCAGGCCTCCTACGCCGAGATCGCGGACCGGGCGGACGTCTCGAAACCCACCGTTCGAAAGTACATCGACCAACTCGAGTCAGACGGCGTCATCGTCGGCTACTCGGCCGACGTCGACCCGAAGAAGCTCTCGAGTCAGACGATCGCGCTGGTCGGGGTCGACGTCGCAAGCGAACGCTACGTCGAAGCGACCAACGCGCTCAAATCGCTCGAAGAGATCGAGTCGCTGTACAGTTCAAGCGGCGATCACATGCTGATGGCGGAGGTGCGAGCCGAAGACGGCGACGAGCTCGGCGACATCATCGCCGAGGAGATCCTCGAGATCGAAGGCGTCACGGCCGCACATCCGTCGTTCTTGCAGGAACGACTCAAGTGACGGCTTCGGGTCGAACGTTCCGCCCGGCAGCGTACGTGGGCCCCGGCATTTTGTCGTTCGGACGCGTACTCCGCCCATGGCAACGTACGAACGCGAGACCCGCGTCGACGCGTCGCTCGAGGACGTCTGGACGTTTCACTCGCGAGTCGAGGGTCTCGAGGCGCTGACGCCCGACTGGATGGGACTTCGCGTCGAACGCGTGGTCGGCCCCGACGACGTCTCGTCTCCGACGGTGCTCGAGGCGGGAACGGAACTCTCGCTGTCGATGCGGCCGTTCGACGTGGGTCCGCGAACGTACTGGACGTCGCGTATCACCTCCCGCGAGCGAACCGAGGGGGCGGCCGTCTTTCGCGACGAGATGATCGACGGTCCCTTCGATCGGTGGCTCCATACGCACGCGTTCTACGCCGACGGGACGTCGACGATCGTCCGCGACCGGATCGAGTACGCGCTGCCGATGGGTGGGGTGGGCGCCGCTCTCGAGCCGTTCTCGCGGATCGGGTTCGAGCCCATGTTTCGATACCGCCACCGGCGGACGAAGGCGTTGCTCGAGGGGTAGCGACCGTTCCGACGACCGTCACTCCGCCCGCGCCCGTTCGACGTACGTCTCTCTGAACGCCATCGCGACGTCCGAGTCGAGTTCGTCCCCGGCGATGACGTCGTCTTCCTCGAGGTCGTCGTACTCGCCTGCGTACTCGAGGGCACCTTCCCGGTCGGCGAAGGGATACGGGTTCACCATCGGTCCGTGAGCCCGGTCCGGATTCGAATCGAGGACGTAGTACGTCTCGTGGCCGTCGACGGCCTCGCCCGTCGCGACGTCGGTGACCCACCAGTTGGCCAGCGATGCCTCGGGTGCATCGAAGACATCGGGATAGACCGTGTACGCGATCGCACAGCCGGGCGAACAGAAGAACGCCCGCGTCCCGTCCTCGTGTGCAGCCTGGGCGTTCCAGTCGGGGTACTCGGCCGGCGGCATCGGGCAGACGACACAGACCGCCTCGGCTGGCACCTCGGCGAGTTCGTCGACCGGCACCTCGTCGGACGGCCAGAACTCGCCCTCGTCGTCGTCCGCCGGATCGGCGTCGTCCGCTGGATCGTCGTCCGAGTCGTCGCCCAGACAGCCCGCAAGCGCCGCGGCCGCTCCGATCCCCACGGCCGCCAGCAGCTGCCGTCTACTGGGCGGAGACGATGCGAACTCACACATGACCGATCGGTAGTGCTCGAGCGACAAAACCGGCCCGCTCTCGGCTCCCGAACGAGTGGACAACTGGTACAAAGCGTCTGTGGCACGATTCTCGAAACCATTCGACGGATGGACCAGACGGACTTTGAGAGGTGCGCGGGTACGAACGAATATGCGCGAACCAGACAAACTCGCGGTCGACAGGCGACGAGTGCTCGGTGCGATCGGTATCGGGACGGCGGTCGGTCTCGCAGGCTGTCTCGGCGACGACGACGAGCCCGAAGAGACCGACGACGAAGAGGTCGACGACGAGGCAGGTGACGAAGAGGTCGACGACGAAGTGACAGACGACGAGGAAACCGACGACGAAGACGCAGAACCCGCGCTCGACGAGCCAGCCGAGTTCGACGGCACCGAGTGTGCGGTCTGTGGGATGGCACCTGCGGAACATCCCGACTGGAACGCCCAGCTCGTCCA contains:
- a CDS encoding 2-oxoacid:acceptor oxidoreductase subunit alpha — translated: MSDNELIWRIAGGSGDGIDSTSQNFATALMRAGLDVFTHRHYPSRIRGGHTYVEIRAADREVQSRGDGYNFLLALGDSFARNPQEDSVYDNEEIKPLSENVDELREGGVIVYDEGLLSEEDVEELDLEARAEENDWHVYPLDLRGLAREYGREVMRNTAGVGATAALLEMDLEHIEDLMEDAMGGEVLETNIEILHEAYESVRDEYEFTHDLRVPEGDHDEQQALLSGSNAIAYGAIDAGCRFIAGYPMTPWTDVFTILTQNFPDMGGIAEQVEDEIAAAALALGASHAGVKAMSGSSGGGFALMSEPLGLAEMTETPIVLIEAMRAGPSTGMPTKPEQGDLEHVLYTSQGDSSRVVFAPGDIEEAYEQTRLAFHLAYEYQLPAIVIYDQKLSGENKNVPVSFFDREPEPALGSTLTEEELAEAAHDASGKFRRFQHDPDNDAGVSPRSLPGQEGGRYLATGNEHTPEGHIEEDPDNRVAQMERRIGKLEAIREELDEEHPSNQTYYGDETADFGIITWGSSHGAVAEAVDRLNAHGHSVKGVTVSDMMPFPETEMTEFIESVDEAMVVEMNATAQFRGLLQKELGRFGEKLTSLLKYNGNPFEPAEVVEGYEVNVADTDEEPTAQVRIEPAAGD
- a CDS encoding thiamine pyrophosphate-dependent enzyme; translated protein: MSAFNAIGTGTDREVDREEFTPGLEPQPTWCPGCGDFGVLKALKQALPEVGKSPDEVLTVTGIGCSGKLNSYLDTYGFHTIHGRSLPVARAAKLANPDLEVIAAGGDGDGYGIGGNHFIHTARENHDMTYIVFNNEVFGLTKGQTSPTSPKGHKSKTQPSGSAKTPLRPLSMALTAGATYIARTAAVNPNQAKEILVEAIEHDGFAHVDFLTQCPTWNKDARQYVPYVDVQDSEDYEFDVTDRREAAEMMIETEDVLHEGTVLTGRYYIDEDSPSYGTEKRALGDVPEEPLAERYFDDDYEWERSYDLLDRHT
- the lrpA1 gene encoding HTH-type transcriptional regulator LrpA1, whose product is MSSRSTEDRILEVLEEDAQASYAEIADRADVSKPTVRKYIDQLESDGVIVGYSADVDPKKLSSQTIALVGVDVASERYVEATNALKSLEEIESLYSSSGDHMLMAEVRAEDGDELGDIIAEEILEIEGVTAAHPSFLQERLK
- a CDS encoding SRPBCC family protein, with the protein product MATYERETRVDASLEDVWTFHSRVEGLEALTPDWMGLRVERVVGPDDVSSPTVLEAGTELSLSMRPFDVGPRTYWTSRITSRERTEGAAVFRDEMIDGPFDRWLHTHAFYADGTSTIVRDRIEYALPMGGVGAALEPFSRIGFEPMFRYRHRRTKALLEG
- a CDS encoding nitrous oxide reductase accessory protein NosL, whose protein sequence is MCEFASSPPSRRQLLAAVGIGAAAALAGCLGDDSDDDPADDADPADDDEGEFWPSDEVPVDELAEVPAEAVCVVCPMPPAEYPDWNAQAAHEDGTRAFFCSPGCAIAYTVYPDVFDAPEASLANWWVTDVATGEAVDGHETYYVLDSNPDRAHGPMVNPYPFADREGALEYAGEYDDLEEDDVIAGDELDSDVAMAFRETYVERARAE